The region AGTTTATCGAAGAAATTGTTGAAAAGATATCTCAAGAATTGAATGATACAAACATAAGTGGTAATTATAAGAATGGCCTTGTTGGAATTGACTCTCGTGTTGCGGAAATTATGGAGTATATGGATATGGCGTCGGATGATGTTCGCTTTATAGGGATATGTGGGATGAGTGGAATCGGCAAGACAACTCTTGCACAAGAAGTTTTTGAAAGCGTCCGTCGCCAATTTCAAGCTAGAAGCTTTCTCAGTGATGTCAAAAGACGTGATTTACGGGATTTACAAGATCAACTCCTTCAGGATATGAAGTTGAAAAAAAGTGCAATGCCAATCAGATGGGATGGCATCAGAGCGACAAGTAACAAAAAGGTTGTTATTGTTCTTGATGATGCGGATGAAGAAAAGTTGGGAAAATTAGCAGGTTTCCATGACTGGTTTGGCCCAGGGAGTAGAATCATCATAACTACTGAAGATAAGGGTTTGTTGCGGAGGAAATATGGGCAGGAAAATGTATACGATGCTAAAAAATTGAATTCATCTGATGCTCTGCAGCTCTTTAGTCAAGAAGCTTTTGGCAAACCCCAATGTGAAGAATATTTATTGGATATATGCAATGGTTTTGTAAGTTATGTTAACGGCCATCCTCTAGCTCTTAAAATTCTGGGTTCCTCCATGCATGATATATCAGAAAAAGATCTATGGAAAGCTGAGCTGGAAAGACTAAGAGTAAGTGCTGAACTTCCTGACGATGACAGAATTCAAAAAGCACTTAGAATCAGTTACACTGGATTGAGTACTCCaaagaaaaaactatttttagACGTTGCATGTTTCTTCAATGGGGAGGACAAAAATCGAATAGCAAATATACTAGAAGATTCTGGTTGCATCCCGGAGATTGATATAAAGGCTCTTATTAACAAATCTCTCATTACTATTTTAGGAAGAAAATTGTGGATGCATAATTTACTTCAACAAATGGGTTGGGAAATTGTCAATCAGGAATGCATGGAAAGACCCGGAGAGCGCAGTAGATTGTGGCTTTGTGAGGATGTCCTTGAAGTATTAAACAATGGTAAAGTAAGTGTTATAGTATTATAGACATGAACTTATAAGAGAAGTACATATTGGtacaatttttgaaattttttgctaTATCTTTCGGTGTACTAGTTTAAGTACTGTTCTTAATTAATGGTTTTTAGGGAACAGATTCAATTGAAGGCATACTACTAAATGCACCTTCTCAAAAAGAAGTACGCTTGAATGCTGACGCCTTCTCAAAGATGAAAAAGCTAAGATTGCTTAAAATTTGTACTCATCTACACCTTCCTCAAGGCCTCAACTATCTTTCTAATGAGTTACGT is a window of Alnus glutinosa chromosome 4, dhAlnGlut1.1, whole genome shotgun sequence DNA encoding:
- the LOC133866648 gene encoding disease resistance protein RUN1-like, producing the protein MICNIDSYRQSESEFIEEIVEKISQELNDTNISGNYKNGLVGIDSRVAEIMEYMDMASDDVRFIGICGMSGIGKTTLAQEVFESVRRQFQARSFLSDVKRRDLRDLQDQLLQDMKLKKSAMPIRWDGIRATSNKKVVIVLDDADEEKLGKLAGFHDWFGPGSRIIITTEDKGLLRRKYGQENVYDAKKLNSSDALQLFSQEAFGKPQCEEYLLDICNGFVSYVNGHPLALKILGSSMHDISEKDLWKAELERLRVSAELPDDDRIQKALRISYTGLSTPKKKLFLDVACFFNGEDKNRIANILEDSGCIPEIDIKALINKSLITILGRKLWMHNLLQQMGWEIVNQECMERPGERSRLWLCEDVLEVLNNGKGTDSIEGILLNAPSQKEVRLNADAFSKMKKLRLLKICTHLHLPQGLNYLSNELRLMEWHEYPLKSLPTSFQPEKLVELVMHRSHIKQLPNGFSNLGRLKVMDLSDSQNLIKTPNFTGLPNLERVIFQGCTRLYKVHPSLGVLKRLTLLNLKDCKYLNSLPQEINLESLETLILSGCSRLKKFPDIGTSMTSLSKLYLDGTAIEELPLSIEYLTGLTLLNLQDCKNLSSFPSVIGSLTSLKTLILSGLRFAHINHGIPWASHPFYPQLVRLHLLYGQIFPWASPPFYRQLLRPH